TCCAGCTCGTTCCTGTACACCGGTGGAATAGGATTCAAGTATATCGCCCTCGGAGACGTCATGATACTCATCATCTTTGGTCCCATCACCTTACTGTTTTCCTATTTGGCACAATCTGGTCAGACGGAATGGGCTACGATTTGGTACGCCATACCCTTGGCGCTCAACACGGAAGCAATTTTGCACAGTAATAATACGAGAGACATGAACACGGATCGGAGAGCCGGCATTGTGACACTTGCCATTTTGATTGGAACACCCGCATCAATCGTCCTGTTTGCCTGTCTCCTTTTCCTACCTTACATGGTCTTCGTGGTTCTGGCACTGCACTACTCCAAGTGGCTTCTTCTGCCTCTCATCACCCTTCCGTCTGCCTTCcgtttggaaaaagaattccGCAGTGAAGATATGCGACACATACCGAAAAAAACGGCCAAActtaatttcttctttgcgCTTCTCTATGTCTTGGCAATTGGTTTATGCCCTAGCACTGAATTGCCCCTTTTCTCACATTGAAAACGAGCTAAATTGTAAGTTAATTTTGTAGTTTGAACAAAACGATTAAACAACTCATgaccaaatttttctttatcttcatCATTTCCACCAGAAACTTACAGAGAAACTTGTACTCAAAGATCGAATGTAGTGCCACATTCTGGGAGGTAAATAGAGCATGCTCCCGGGTTCTAAGATGGTCTCAACATAGGGGGCCGACGAGAAAAGCGGGAACCGTTTCAAATCTGGTTTTTCTACATCAACTTGACTGGTGTTGAAAAGTAGTTCTTGCTCATAAGGGTAAAGAGATGATGTCACTTGCTCCTCGTACAGGCGAATGTATTTGGAACCGACAACTTGACTGAGAAAGTTATGGTCAGGATCGTAGTGAAGAGGAGATATCGTCCCGAGCGGTCCAAACCAAGCATTCACGTTGATGTCATCACACGTACCGAGGTGGCAGTAATCTGGAATGACGATATCGTTCTTTAGCTGTGGAATTTGCTGGAAAAGCTGATACTGCGCTAAATATCCTGCCGCTTTATTCGGTTTCAAAATGTAGTCGTCAATGAATTCGTTGATGGTTGTAAGAGATTGAGACCAGGCGTCATCTGTGTACTTTGAACCAATTTCAATGGGTACTGTTCGATATCCAGCGACTTTTCTCAAATAGTTCACGCTCCATCGTCTCTCCTCCATAGCTGGCCAAAAATCCATCGCTCCTAgattgcaaaagaaaatgttttattaacaGTAAATATTTAACAGCACATGTAATTTAAATACCTGTTATTACTACTggttttttgttcatgatgtctagcaaaaatgtttctatGCTAGGTAATTGGACAGTTTCTATCAAGTTCTTTTGATTTAGTTCAGGATAGCATTCTTtgccctcttcttctttgtctgtCTCCTTGAAGGTACTTTTAGTTTGGGATGACTCCCATAATTTCTCGTTAATATTGCTAGCAATACTGCTAAGCAAACCATCCAGTATTGGCTCCCCCATGATGAGCCCCATGTCACATGCTGCAATAGCGTCAGCTAGATGCAAGCTGGAATCTTCATCAAGTTTAAGATATACAAGTGTTTTAAAAAGTGAGATGTAAGAATACAATTGTCTCCAAGCTGGATCCACATCCTTCCACTGCCCAGTATGTAATTGCTCCCAGACATAGCTAAGCGCTGCATCTATTGTCAACAAAAGACTAGAACATTCAGTATTTATAGGTTGGGATGAAGAAGTAATGCACAGTTTCAGGTAACTTTCAACAATTTCACTGAAAAGTTGCAGTATGGATGGATTTAGCTTTTTTGTGTCTATTTTTTCTATATGTAGATCTTCCTTTGTAGAAGGAAACTGAACAAAAatctccttcatttttttttactgataaACTGATCTTAGCCTACAGTCTCATTATGTTGAACTTCAGCAACTTCCAAAAACGCAAActtgttttgaatttggaaGCAGACGAAAATTTTGACACAAGAAATGGCAGACGATTTTAAcggcatttttaaaaatggggaTTCAGTTCAATATTTGTCTCGATGTCTCGACGTGGTTTCGGTTTTAATCTGATTACCAAGATCGTTATCACCTTTAAGTCCTTGCAGTTGACTGTTGTATTTGATTGCCCTAGTTTGATTTTCATGTGACGTTTTCTAACAAGTAAGCATATATGTTTCTTTGCATCACGTCACGTGGAACCTtctaattatttgaaaaataattatctaGTGAATTATAACGGTGAAACTATGACTTCTTCTCGAAGAAAATTGGCGTTGAAGACCCAGCCTGGAGATCTTTCAAAAGCCCTTATTCTCTACCAACCTTTCCCAGGAAAACTGAGCTTCGGGAGGAATTTAGCATTGTCGACTGACCCAGTGAAGGAGTGTAAGCCAGACATCCAACAATTAAAATCTCAAtgtgaaacaaaaaccaagaaaCAGAACAATCAAACATGTGATAAATCTGATCCAAAGAAGCTCAGTCCTGGTAACAGGTTTTCATTGGGTTTTGTAGTGGTTGCAGTTGTGATATTTTCACT
The sequence above is a segment of the Daphnia pulex isolate KAP4 chromosome 11, ASM2113471v1 genome. Coding sequences within it:
- the LOC124208135 gene encoding lysine-specific demethylase 8-like, whose amino-acid sequence is MVETVCAKFVSKKIRKVRWQRPAAFGRPNPEYFVAGSWDDEQNEVSLWNTVSPDEQNNDPIQVSTIPVTSDVNDISFYDTSNFFVALGNGTIMMVRIGKKLEVVHQWKDIHHFKSNKAPATGIVCQSPEIASIGEDGKLNLMRMNQDKPYKTIDADSCSLNAAVFTSQNEIFTGNSRGMIKLWDLRSTTEKPVQSTSLAEDSEVGVTSMDRHPFQGHIVAVGGYDGMLTVYDMRKAQTPVTVMEASDSCLNELRFHPERADHLFTASESGAVWHWVPMGAKTSVSNGLSTNLWLSGDLATQQLNIREILPSLPLAVNNLHIEKIDTKKLNPSILQLFSEIVESYLKLCITSSSQPINTECSSLLLTIDAALSYVWEQLHTGQWKDVDPAWRQLYSYISLFKTLVYLKLDEDSSLHLADAIAACDMGLIMGEPILDGLLSSIASNINEKLWESSQTKSTFKETDKEEEGKECYPELNQKNLIETVQLPSIETFLLDIMNKKPVVITGAMDFWPAMEERRWSVNYLRKVAGYRTVPIEIGSKYTDDAWSQSLTTINEFIDDYILKPNKAAGYLAQYQLFQQIPQLKNDIVIPDYCHLGTCDDINVNAWFGPLGTISPLHYDPDHNFLSQVVGSKYIRLYEEQVTSSLYPYEQELLFNTSQVDVEKPDLKRFPLFSSAPYVETILEPGSMLYLPPRMWHYIRSLSTSFSVSFWWK
- the LOC124208132 gene encoding ubiA prenyltransferase domain-containing protein 1 homolog: MHCKEEASPSSNSPNSLQQNLNNYFPTSIKLSSYVEALRPWSFSASLMPVLLGCAIAHKTTGEFSPIVLVLTSLCALSVHAAGNLVNTYFDFIKGIDNKQKSDDRTLVDQLLSKDEVVTLGAVLYGLGCVGFIALVFLSPARMEHLALVYFGGLSSSFLYTGGIGFKYIALGDVMILIIFGPITLLFSYLAQSGQTEWATIWYAIPLALNTEAILHSNNTRDMNTDRRAGIVTLAILIGTPASIVLFACLLFLPYMVFVVLALHYSKWLLLPLITLPSAFRLEKEFRSEDMRHIPKKTAKLNFFFALLYVLAIGLCPSTELPLFSH